In Phaeobacter inhibens DSM 16374, the following proteins share a genomic window:
- a CDS encoding ABC transporter permease: MGRYFAKRLLSLIVSLVIASWVIFFVIEIAPGDPASFMLGINAQPDTIAALRSELGLDEGKFSRYISWFTGMLQGDFGTSYTYRTPVAQMVADRLWVSLPLAIYALTLSTLIALPAGIYAASRRGKTGDIAVMGATQLGVAVPNFWFAMMLVLVFAINLRWFSAGGFVGWEAGPLAALHSLTLPAIALALPQAAILARVMRSALLDILGEDFIRTARAKGLSQRQALWRHGLRNALIPVLTIIGLQFSFLLAGAIIIEQVFYLPGLGRLVFQAISARDLIVVESVVMLLVFAVILVNFLVDLTYALVDPRLRGAR, from the coding sequence ATGGGACGCTACTTCGCCAAACGCCTGCTGTCGCTGATCGTCAGCCTTGTGATTGCCTCTTGGGTGATCTTCTTCGTGATTGAGATCGCGCCGGGGGATCCTGCGTCCTTCATGCTGGGGATCAACGCGCAACCTGATACCATCGCTGCCCTGCGCAGTGAGCTGGGCTTGGATGAGGGGAAATTCAGCCGCTACATCAGCTGGTTCACAGGTATGTTGCAGGGCGATTTCGGCACTTCCTACACCTATCGCACGCCGGTTGCGCAGATGGTTGCAGATCGGCTCTGGGTCTCGCTGCCGCTGGCGATCTACGCCCTGACGCTGTCGACGCTGATTGCCCTGCCCGCTGGCATTTACGCCGCCTCCCGCCGCGGCAAAACCGGCGATATCGCCGTCATGGGCGCAACCCAGCTGGGCGTCGCGGTCCCGAACTTCTGGTTTGCGATGATGCTGGTTCTGGTCTTTGCCATCAATCTGCGCTGGTTCAGTGCCGGCGGGTTTGTCGGCTGGGAGGCCGGGCCGCTGGCCGCGCTGCACTCCCTTACACTGCCCGCCATTGCGCTTGCCCTGCCGCAGGCGGCCATTCTGGCCCGCGTCATGCGCTCGGCTCTCCTCGATATTCTGGGCGAAGATTTCATCCGCACCGCCCGCGCCAAGGGGCTGAGCCAGCGGCAGGCGCTGTGGCGGCACGGGCTGCGCAATGCGCTGATCCCGGTGCTGACCATCATCGGGTTGCAGTTTTCCTTTCTGTTGGCAGGCGCGATTATCATTGAACAGGTGTTTTACCTGCCCGGTCTCGGACGCTTGGTGTTTCAGGCCATTTCCGCTCGTGATCTGATCGTGGTGGAAAGCGTCGTGATGCTTCTGGTCTTTGCGGTGATCCTGGTAAACTTCCTGGTCGATCTGACCTATGCGTTGGTCGATCCGAGATTGCGAGGCGCCCGATGA
- a CDS encoding ABC transporter permease, whose amino-acid sequence MTRSLILGGILSALVLLAALLSFMWTPYDHAAMNIPAKLQAPNAIHWLGTDHFGRDILSMIMVGARTSIAVALVAVGIGIGLGVPLGLAAAAKRGSWLDEGIMRANDLVFAFPSLVIAILITAILGAGAINAIIAIGIFNIPVFARVTRGAALSLWQREFILAARVAGKGAARISAEHILPNVANLLIVQGTIQFSLGILAEAGLSYVGLGAQPPLPSWGRMLADAQTMVSLAPHMALVPGCAIILTVLGLNLMGDGLRDWLDPKLQGGRA is encoded by the coding sequence ATGACCCGTAGCCTCATCCTTGGCGGAATCCTGTCCGCGCTGGTTCTGCTGGCGGCTCTCTTGTCGTTTATGTGGACGCCTTACGACCATGCCGCGATGAATATCCCCGCCAAGCTGCAAGCCCCAAACGCCATACACTGGCTCGGCACGGATCACTTTGGCCGCGATATCCTGTCGATGATCATGGTCGGCGCGCGCACCTCGATTGCGGTAGCGCTGGTGGCGGTGGGGATCGGCATAGGGCTTGGTGTGCCCTTGGGCCTGGCCGCTGCAGCCAAACGTGGCTCCTGGCTGGACGAAGGCATCATGCGGGCCAATGATCTCGTCTTTGCCTTCCCGTCGCTGGTGATTGCCATCCTGATCACCGCGATCCTCGGTGCCGGTGCGATCAATGCGATCATTGCGATCGGCATCTTCAACATCCCCGTCTTTGCCCGCGTCACCCGTGGCGCGGCGCTGTCGCTCTGGCAGCGGGAGTTCATTCTGGCCGCCCGTGTCGCAGGCAAGGGCGCGGCAAGGATTTCCGCCGAACATATCCTGCCCAATGTCGCCAATCTGCTGATCGTGCAAGGCACCATCCAGTTCTCGCTTGGCATTCTGGCCGAGGCGGGGCTCAGCTACGTCGGCCTTGGCGCACAGCCACCCCTGCCCAGCTGGGGGCGGATGCTGGCGGACGCGCAGACCATGGTCAGCCTCGCCCCCCATATGGCGCTGGTGCCGGGCTGCGCGATCATCCTCACCGTTCTGGGCCTCAACCTGATGGGCGACGGGCTGCGCGACTGGCTGGACCCCAAATTGCAGGGGGGCCGCGCGTGA
- a CDS encoding ABC transporter ATP-binding protein — protein sequence MTLLEITNLSLSIGAFPILRDVSLSVDPGEILAITGESGSGKSLTALTILRLLPNCTRLSGHLSLEGQDLLSLSEEQMCDLRGRKIGMVFQEPMTALNPVQSIGDQVMETLLLHSSATKAEAEAEARSLLDRVGLPAERFPLSRYPHELSGGQRQRVVIAMAIAMRPALLIADEPTTALDVTTQAQILDLLRDLVRDYGMGMIIITHDLAVVADMADRIIVMRKGEVVETGSTAQLLANRRHPYTQKLFAASNHQADLPTAKTTDPQDTPLLEVRNAVRDYPLPRKRLFAPAEQMRAVDHVSFALHRGERLGLVGESGCGKSTLTRAILGLEPLQGGEILLDGTPLSGKGLTAEQRRKMQVVFQDPFGSFNPRHRVARLITEPFHGVPDAPTGQERDDRVAEALSAVGLNPDDAGRYIHQFSGGQRQRIAIARALITRPELILFDEAVSALDVSVRAQILDLLAELCSAYGLSYLFISHDLHVVRSMTDRCLVMQKGQIVEYGKTEDLFADPQHPYTTSLIAAAPVLPDLATGAA from the coding sequence GTGACCCTGCTTGAGATCACCAACCTGTCGCTCTCCATCGGAGCGTTTCCGATCCTGCGGGATGTCTCCCTGTCGGTGGACCCCGGCGAGATCCTCGCCATCACTGGTGAAAGCGGATCCGGCAAATCCCTGACCGCGCTGACCATTCTGCGCCTTTTGCCCAATTGCACCCGCCTTTCCGGGCATCTGAGCCTTGAGGGCCAGGATCTCCTGTCGCTGAGCGAGGAACAGATGTGCGATCTGCGCGGGCGCAAAATCGGCATGGTGTTTCAGGAACCGATGACCGCGCTCAACCCGGTGCAGAGCATCGGCGATCAGGTGATGGAAACCCTCCTGCTGCACAGCAGCGCCACCAAGGCGGAAGCCGAGGCCGAGGCGCGCAGCCTGCTGGACCGGGTCGGCCTGCCGGCTGAACGATTCCCGCTCAGCCGGTATCCGCATGAGCTGTCCGGTGGCCAACGCCAGCGGGTGGTGATCGCCATGGCCATCGCCATGCGGCCGGCGCTCCTCATAGCGGATGAACCGACCACCGCACTGGATGTGACAACGCAGGCGCAGATCCTTGATCTGCTGCGTGATCTGGTGCGGGACTACGGGATGGGGATGATCATCATCACCCATGATCTGGCGGTTGTCGCCGATATGGCCGATCGCATCATCGTCATGCGCAAGGGCGAGGTGGTCGAGACCGGCAGCACGGCACAGCTCCTTGCCAATCGTCGCCATCCCTATACTCAGAAACTCTTTGCCGCCTCGAACCATCAGGCCGACCTGCCCACCGCCAAGACAACGGATCCGCAGGACACGCCCCTTCTGGAGGTGCGCAACGCGGTGCGTGACTATCCCCTGCCGCGCAAACGTCTGTTTGCACCCGCCGAACAGATGCGCGCGGTGGATCACGTCAGTTTTGCCCTGCATCGTGGCGAGCGGCTGGGGCTGGTCGGGGAATCGGGCTGCGGGAAATCCACCCTGACCCGCGCCATTCTGGGGCTGGAACCGCTGCAAGGCGGAGAAATCCTGCTGGATGGCACCCCGCTTTCGGGCAAAGGGTTGACCGCTGAGCAGCGGCGCAAGATGCAGGTGGTGTTTCAGGACCCCTTCGGCAGCTTCAATCCGCGGCACCGGGTGGCACGGCTGATCACCGAACCTTTCCACGGGGTTCCTGATGCCCCAACCGGGCAGGAGCGGGACGACCGCGTGGCTGAGGCGCTAAGTGCCGTTGGCCTCAACCCCGATGATGCAGGTCGCTATATTCACCAGTTCTCCGGCGGCCAACGTCAGCGCATCGCCATTGCCCGTGCGCTCATCACCCGGCCGGAGCTGATCCTGTTTGATGAGGCGGTCTCGGCACTGGATGTCTCCGTGCGGGCGCAGATCCTTGACCTGCTGGCCGAGCTGTGCAGCGCCTATGGGCTCAGCTATCTGTTCATCAGCCACGACCTGCATGTGGTGCGCAGCATGACCGACCGCTGTCTGGTCATGCAAAAAGGTCAGATCGTGGAATACGGCAAGACCGAAGACCTCTTTGCAGACCCGCAGCATCCATACACAACATCCCTGATCGCCGCCGCCCCGGTGCTGCCCGATCTGGCAACGGGGGCGGCATGA
- a CDS encoding GNAT family N-acetyltransferase — protein sequence MSFRLTLILPRERARLAAALTRYYSEIAPNLRIDPSERAGQMLHRKDVTAFWIRQEEDRIGFAIVLNLPDDRRELSEFAIDPAYRRLGHGHAAASLIFAEFPGYWRMGISAGSPNAVAFWGTCLSALKGVEQLRDGAPFTDHQVKSYSFYIAGDQND from the coding sequence ATGAGCTTTCGACTGACCTTGATCCTGCCGCGCGAACGGGCGCGACTTGCAGCGGCGCTGACGCGGTATTACTCCGAAATTGCCCCAAACCTGCGGATCGACCCGAGCGAGCGTGCAGGCCAGATGCTGCACCGCAAGGATGTGACCGCTTTCTGGATCCGTCAGGAGGAGGACCGCATCGGGTTTGCCATCGTACTCAACCTGCCTGATGATCGCCGTGAGCTGTCGGAGTTTGCCATTGATCCCGCCTATCGCAGGCTGGGGCACGGCCATGCGGCCGCCAGCCTGATCTTTGCCGAATTTCCCGGCTATTGGCGCATGGGGATTTCCGCAGGCTCGCCCAATGCGGTGGCGTTCTGGGGCACCTGTCTCAGCGCCCTCAAGGGGGTCGAGCAACTGCGCGACGGCGCGCCCTTCACCGACCATCAGGTCAAGAGCTACAGTTTCTACATTGCAGGAGACCAGAATGACTGA
- a CDS encoding aldehyde dehydrogenase family protein, whose amino-acid sequence MTDAAPLWFDPALCLIDGSWQAPAGGGTLPLTNPSDGSPLCQIARGDARDIDAAVAAARAALDGPWGGMTATERGRLLTRMGQMVLERVDTLAQLEAMDVGKPLTQARADAVALARYLEFYGGAADKLHGETIPYQAGYTVYTLREPHGVTGHIVPWNYPMQIIGRSVGAALAMGNACVLKPAEEACLTALAFAQIAVEAGLPAGALNVVPGIGAEAGAALAGHPGVDHISFTGSVRTGALVQQAAGANVVPVTLELGGKSPQLVFDDADLEAALPFLVNAGIQNAGQTCSAASRILVQRGVYDQVRAAMAAAYSQLTVGPALSDLRLGPLISTRQKEIVEGYLAKGADLTIAGQGVLSEEASDTGAYVRPTLFADVGADHPLAQEEIFGPVQVLIPFEDEAEAVRIANSTDYGLVAGIWTRDGARQMRLAKRLRAGQVFLNNYGAGGGVELPFGGVGKSGHGREKGFEALYGFSQLKTVAAYHG is encoded by the coding sequence ATGACTGATGCAGCACCTCTTTGGTTTGATCCTGCACTCTGCCTGATTGATGGCAGCTGGCAGGCGCCTGCCGGTGGAGGAACCCTGCCGCTGACAAACCCGTCGGATGGCAGCCCCCTCTGCCAGATCGCGCGCGGTGACGCCCGCGATATTGACGCCGCTGTTGCGGCCGCCCGCGCCGCTCTGGATGGTCCCTGGGGCGGGATGACCGCGACGGAACGCGGGCGGCTCCTGACCCGGATGGGCCAGATGGTGCTGGAACGTGTCGATACCCTTGCCCAGCTGGAGGCGATGGACGTCGGCAAGCCCCTGACACAGGCGCGGGCGGATGCGGTGGCGCTGGCGCGGTATCTGGAATTCTACGGAGGCGCGGCGGACAAGCTGCATGGCGAGACCATCCCCTATCAGGCCGGTTATACCGTCTACACCCTGCGCGAACCGCATGGGGTGACGGGGCATATCGTGCCCTGGAACTATCCGATGCAGATCATTGGCCGCTCTGTCGGGGCGGCGCTTGCCATGGGCAACGCCTGTGTCCTGAAACCCGCAGAGGAAGCCTGCCTGACCGCGCTTGCCTTTGCCCAGATCGCGGTGGAGGCCGGGTTGCCCGCAGGGGCGCTGAACGTGGTTCCGGGCATAGGCGCCGAGGCTGGCGCGGCGCTGGCGGGGCATCCGGGCGTTGATCATATCTCCTTCACCGGGTCGGTCAGAACCGGCGCGCTGGTGCAGCAGGCGGCAGGGGCCAATGTGGTGCCGGTCACATTGGAGCTGGGCGGCAAGTCCCCGCAGCTGGTGTTTGACGATGCCGATCTGGAGGCCGCCCTGCCGTTTCTGGTGAACGCAGGGATCCAGAATGCAGGCCAGACCTGTTCCGCCGCTTCGCGTATTCTGGTGCAGCGGGGTGTCTACGATCAGGTGCGCGCCGCGATGGCCGCGGCCTACAGCCAGCTGACCGTGGGGCCGGCCCTGTCCGACCTGCGTCTGGGACCGCTGATTTCAACCCGCCAGAAAGAAATCGTCGAGGGTTATCTGGCCAAGGGCGCGGACCTGACCATCGCGGGCCAGGGCGTGCTGAGCGAGGAGGCCAGCGACACGGGCGCCTATGTGCGCCCAACCCTGTTTGCCGATGTTGGGGCAGATCATCCGCTGGCGCAGGAAGAAATCTTTGGCCCGGTGCAGGTGCTGATCCCCTTTGAAGATGAGGCAGAGGCGGTCAGGATCGCCAACAGCACCGACTACGGGCTGGTTGCGGGCATCTGGACCCGTGACGGCGCCCGCCAGATGCGGCTGGCCAAACGCCTGCGCGCGGGTCAGGTCTTCCTCAACAACTATGGTGCAGGCGGCGGGGTTGAATTGCCCTTTGGCGGGGTCGGAAAATCCGGCCACGGACGCGAGAAGGGCTTTGAGGCGCTTTATGGGTTTTCGCAGCTGAAAACTGTCGCGGCTTATCACGGCTAG
- the pncB gene encoding nicotinate phosphoribosyltransferase encodes MDIATRVYNHKWKIDPIVRSLIDTDFYKLLMCQSVFRNHRDTHVRFSLINRSKHIPLADLIDEGELREQLDHIRSLSLSRGESTWLRGNTFYGKRQMFRSDFMEWFEGLRLPPYHLERKGDQYELTFEGKWPEVMLWEIPALSVLMELRSRAVINSMGRFELQVLYARAMTRVWEKIEQLRDIDGLSIADFGTRRRHGFLWQDWCVQAMMEGLGDKFTGTSNCLIAMRREVEAIGTNAHELPMVYSALAEDDAALAQAPYDVLSDWHDEHEGNLRIILPDTYGTRGFLDRAPDWLAGWTGIRIDSGDPASGAETAIRWWQDRGEDPQDKRVIFSDGLDVAKIKELHAQFSGRTKVSFGWGTLLTNDFRGLVPDDALAPFSLVCKAVSADGNPTVKLSDNPEKAMGPAAEIDRYKRVFGVGEQQSQAVIV; translated from the coding sequence GTGGACATTGCAACCCGCGTCTATAACCACAAGTGGAAGATCGATCCGATCGTGCGATCCCTGATCGACACGGATTTCTACAAACTGCTGATGTGCCAGTCGGTGTTTCGCAATCATCGCGACACCCATGTGCGGTTTTCACTTATCAACCGTTCCAAACATATCCCGCTGGCGGATCTGATCGACGAGGGAGAGCTGCGCGAGCAGTTGGATCACATCCGTTCCCTGTCGCTGTCTCGCGGCGAGAGCACCTGGCTGCGCGGCAACACCTTTTACGGCAAACGTCAGATGTTCCGCTCTGATTTCATGGAGTGGTTCGAGGGGCTGCGCCTGCCGCCTTACCATCTGGAACGCAAGGGCGATCAATACGAACTGACGTTTGAGGGCAAATGGCCCGAGGTCATGCTCTGGGAGATCCCCGCTCTCTCTGTACTGATGGAGCTGCGCAGCCGGGCGGTGATCAACAGCATGGGCCGGTTTGAATTGCAGGTGCTTTACGCCCGCGCTATGACCCGTGTCTGGGAAAAAATCGAACAGCTCCGCGACATCGACGGCCTCAGCATCGCCGATTTCGGCACCCGCCGTCGCCACGGGTTTCTCTGGCAGGATTGGTGCGTGCAGGCCATGATGGAGGGGCTGGGCGACAAATTCACCGGCACCTCCAACTGCCTGATCGCGATGCGTCGCGAGGTGGAGGCCATCGGTACCAACGCGCACGAACTTCCGATGGTTTATTCCGCGCTGGCGGAGGATGACGCGGCCCTAGCGCAGGCGCCTTACGATGTGTTGTCCGACTGGCATGATGAACATGAGGGCAATCTGCGCATCATCCTGCCCGACACCTATGGCACCAGGGGTTTCCTTGATCGCGCGCCGGACTGGCTGGCGGGGTGGACCGGCATCCGTATCGACAGCGGCGATCCGGCCAGCGGCGCGGAAACCGCCATTCGCTGGTGGCAGGACCGCGGCGAGGACCCGCAGGACAAACGGGTGATCTTCTCCGATGGGTTGGATGTGGCCAAGATCAAGGAACTGCACGCGCAGTTCTCCGGCCGGACCAAAGTGTCCTTTGGCTGGGGAACCCTGCTGACCAATGACTTCCGTGGATTGGTGCCAGATGATGCGCTGGCCCCCTTCTCGCTGGTGTGCAAGGCCGTATCCGCTGACGGCAACCCCACGGTGAAACTCTCCGACAACCCGGAAAAGGCGATGGGTCCGGCGGCCGAAATCGACCGCTACAAACGGGTGTTTGGTGTGGGAGAGCAGCAAAGCCAGGCGGTAATTGTCTAG
- a CDS encoding PAS domain-containing hybrid sensor histidine kinase/response regulator — protein sequence MSQADALKNGPLETYNRRYSQRGLLNRYADGRRQYFVYRQMTMAGLSALIGLLTFPLVGLLVFLVAFFGDMLDTVYLARATPIGENGRFRQVQVISGITAAIQALSLAFLAWSPSVFMHSADHLHQAHATPLFTVGILIGAAINATVILPYNVPAGITRLAVYGLTPLVAITLESIIETGGGMDEVQLFQIAGLGVLYFSVFFFVSFIVGRYNRSRKNTLAMALQHKQLAQINAKLQAQQLQSQRLALVAENANDSVFLMDEKGRISWVNEAFTRITGYRYDEAIGKMPGALLNGDDTDMAVVRALEKGRATGKPFRLEICNRRKDGQLLWLETNQVPMLRDDGTVETIIAVERDVTAAKQYEQQLKDARIAAEEGARVKSEFLATMSHEIRTPMNGVIGMAQMLERTQLDEEQKLYADTILGSARTLLSLINDVLDLSKMDAGEVILSEVDFDLPACFQQTLQLFEPQAQEKGITLDLNIAPDVPRIINGDDRRLRQVLLNLVGNAVKFTDTGGVGVAVTTSRVGDRLRLRFSVTDTGIGIAKEKQDQIFERFSQADAAITRRFGGTGLGLTISRLLCEAMGGEIDVTSDPGKGSCFSVHLRMQPATGANLAEVAASAQQAGRSLEGMRILVAEDNRINRLLVEKYLQDEPVTLEFAVDGAEALEKTPDFAPDVILMDMSMPVMNGLDATRNIREMDIRQPVIAALTANAFDSDREACLKAGMDDFLSKPINRDDLLAVLRKHCPAEGRSAAV from the coding sequence ATGTCGCAGGCCGATGCGCTCAAAAACGGGCCATTAGAAACCTACAACAGGCGATACAGCCAGCGCGGGCTGCTCAACCGGTATGCGGATGGGCGGCGCCAGTACTTTGTCTATCGCCAGATGACGATGGCGGGGCTTTCGGCGCTGATCGGGCTGCTGACCTTTCCGCTGGTTGGTTTGCTGGTCTTTCTCGTTGCCTTTTTTGGGGACATGCTGGACACGGTCTACCTCGCCCGGGCTACGCCCATAGGGGAGAATGGGCGCTTTCGGCAGGTGCAGGTGATCAGTGGGATCACCGCCGCAATTCAGGCCCTGTCACTCGCGTTTTTGGCCTGGTCACCATCGGTCTTCATGCATTCTGCCGATCACCTGCATCAGGCCCATGCCACGCCGCTTTTCACCGTAGGTATCCTGATTGGTGCGGCCATCAATGCCACCGTGATCCTGCCCTACAATGTGCCTGCTGGTATCACGCGGCTGGCAGTTTATGGCCTGACGCCGCTGGTCGCGATCACGCTTGAATCCATCATCGAAACCGGCGGCGGTATGGATGAGGTACAACTGTTCCAGATCGCGGGTCTGGGGGTGCTCTACTTCAGTGTCTTCTTCTTCGTCAGTTTCATCGTCGGTCGTTACAACCGCAGCCGCAAGAATACTCTGGCCATGGCGCTGCAGCATAAGCAGCTCGCTCAGATCAATGCGAAGCTGCAGGCCCAGCAACTGCAATCCCAGCGGCTGGCTCTGGTGGCGGAAAATGCCAATGACAGCGTGTTTCTCATGGATGAGAAAGGCCGGATCAGCTGGGTGAATGAGGCGTTTACCCGGATCACTGGCTATCGCTACGATGAGGCGATCGGCAAAATGCCGGGCGCGTTGCTCAACGGGGATGACACCGATATGGCGGTGGTGCGGGCGCTGGAGAAGGGGCGTGCCACTGGCAAACCCTTCCGGCTGGAGATCTGCAACCGGCGCAAGGATGGCCAGCTGCTCTGGCTGGAGACCAATCAGGTGCCGATGTTGCGCGACGATGGCACGGTGGAAACCATCATTGCCGTCGAACGCGATGTCACCGCCGCCAAACAATATGAACAGCAGCTGAAAGATGCCCGGATCGCGGCGGAGGAGGGCGCCCGGGTGAAATCCGAATTCCTCGCCACCATGTCCCACGAAATCCGGACCCCGATGAATGGTGTCATCGGCATGGCGCAGATGCTGGAACGCACCCAGCTGGATGAGGAACAGAAACTCTATGCCGACACCATCCTCGGCTCGGCCCGTACCCTTCTGTCGTTGATCAACGATGTGCTTGATCTGTCGAAGATGGACGCCGGCGAGGTGATCCTCAGCGAGGTGGATTTCGATCTGCCCGCCTGTTTCCAGCAGACCCTGCAGCTGTTTGAACCGCAGGCACAGGAGAAGGGCATCACCCTTGATCTGAATATTGCACCCGACGTGCCGCGCATCATCAACGGCGATGACCGGCGCCTGCGTCAGGTGCTGCTGAATCTTGTCGGCAATGCGGTGAAATTCACCGACACCGGCGGCGTAGGGGTCGCAGTCACGACCAGCCGGGTGGGCGACAGATTGCGCCTGCGCTTCTCTGTGACCGATACCGGCATCGGCATTGCCAAGGAGAAGCAGGATCAGATCTTTGAACGCTTCTCTCAGGCGGATGCGGCCATCACCCGACGGTTCGGGGGCACTGGTCTGGGTCTCACCATCTCGCGCCTGCTGTGCGAGGCGATGGGGGGCGAGATCGATGTCACCTCGGACCCGGGCAAAGGGTCCTGTTTCTCGGTGCATCTGCGGATGCAGCCCGCCACCGGGGCCAACCTCGCCGAGGTTGCGGCCAGCGCCCAGCAGGCGGGCCGGTCCCTAGAGGGGATGCGCATCCTCGTGGCGGAGGACAACAGGATCAACCGCCTTCTTGTGGAGAAATACCTGCAGGATGAACCTGTGACGCTCGAATTTGCCGTAGACGGGGCGGAGGCGCTGGAGAAAACGCCTGATTTTGCCCCCGATGTGATCCTGATGGATATGTCGATGCCGGTGATGAACGGGCTGGATGCCACCCGCAATATCCGCGAGATGGACATTCGTCAGCCGGTGATCGCGGCGCTGACCGCCAACGCCTTTGACTCCGACCGTGAGGCCTGTCTGAAGGCAGGTATGGATGATTTTCTCAGCAAACCGATCAATCGCGATGATCTGCTAGCGGTCCTGCGCAAACATTGTCCGGCAGAGGGACGCAGCGCCGCGGTCTGA
- the pncA gene encoding bifunctional nicotinamidase/pyrazinamidase, with protein MTKALIVIDVQMDFCPGGALAVPEGDQVVAPINAMMAQYDAVLMTQDWHPGDHSSFASQHRDAAEYDMIEMPYGPQVLWPDHCVIDSAGAQFHPDLDLRGDLILRKGYRREIDSYSAFFENDQSTATGLHGYLQERGISDVTLVGLATDFCVAFSALDAARLGYDVTVDLTACRAIDLDGSLAAAISKMQTAGVHLRDALG; from the coding sequence ATGACCAAAGCCTTGATCGTGATTGATGTGCAGATGGACTTTTGCCCGGGCGGCGCTCTGGCGGTGCCGGAGGGGGATCAGGTTGTGGCCCCGATCAATGCGATGATGGCGCAATATGATGCGGTTCTGATGACCCAGGATTGGCATCCCGGCGATCACAGCTCGTTTGCCTCGCAACATCGCGATGCCGCCGAATATGATATGATCGAGATGCCCTATGGCCCACAGGTCCTGTGGCCGGATCACTGTGTGATCGACAGCGCAGGCGCCCAGTTCCATCCGGATCTGGACCTGCGCGGGGATCTTATCCTGCGCAAAGGTTACCGGCGTGAGATAGACAGCTATTCGGCGTTCTTTGAGAATGACCAGAGCACGGCAACCGGCTTGCACGGTTACCTGCAGGAACGCGGGATTTCGGATGTGACGCTGGTTGGGCTGGCGACTGATTTCTGCGTTGCCTTCTCTGCGCTGGATGCCGCGCGGCTGGGATATGATGTGACGGTTGACCTGACGGCCTGCCGGGCGATTGATCTGGATGGGTCACTGGCGGCGGCCATATCGAAGATGCAGACAGCTGGCGTGCACCTGAGGGATGCCCTTGGGTAA
- the trhO gene encoding oxygen-dependent tRNA uridine(34) hydroxylase TrhO has product MYTIAALYHFTRFDDPAAIKPALLTLCDTQQVKGSLLLAQEGINGTIAGPRAGIDAVLAHIRALPGCSDLEWKEASSDKPPFGKMKVRLKKEIVTMGQPDIDPRARVGNYVEPEDWNDLIRSDDVVVIDTRNDYEVAIGTFEGAIDPKTESFREFPSWWEQNKDRFHNKRVAMFCTGGIRCEKSTNFLIGQGVEDVYHLKGGILRYLEEMPKEDSSWNGDCFVFDSRVSVGHGLQEGPHELCNGCRRPILPEDKANPAFEQGVSCHLCIDETSEADKARFRERQKQMKLARERGEDHLGHLPLR; this is encoded by the coding sequence ATGTATACGATTGCTGCGCTCTACCACTTCACCCGTTTCGACGATCCTGCCGCCATCAAACCGGCGCTGCTGACGCTTTGCGATACACAGCAGGTCAAAGGCTCCCTGCTGCTGGCTCAGGAAGGGATCAATGGCACCATCGCCGGCCCGCGGGCCGGGATTGATGCGGTGCTGGCGCATATCAGGGCACTGCCGGGATGCAGCGATCTGGAATGGAAGGAAGCCAGCAGCGATAAGCCGCCCTTTGGCAAGATGAAGGTGCGGCTGAAAAAAGAGATCGTGACCATGGGCCAGCCGGACATCGATCCGCGCGCCCGCGTCGGCAACTATGTGGAGCCGGAAGACTGGAACGACCTGATCCGCTCGGACGATGTGGTGGTGATCGACACCCGCAATGACTACGAGGTCGCCATCGGCACCTTTGAGGGTGCCATCGACCCGAAGACCGAGAGTTTTCGCGAATTCCCCTCCTGGTGGGAACAGAACAAGGACCGGTTTCACAACAAGCGGGTTGCGATGTTCTGCACCGGCGGCATCCGCTGCGAGAAATCCACCAATTTCCTCATTGGTCAGGGCGTCGAGGATGTCTATCACCTGAAAGGTGGCATCCTGCGCTATCTTGAGGAAATGCCGAAAGAAGACAGCAGCTGGAATGGCGACTGTTTCGTCTTTGACAGCCGGGTCTCCGTTGGCCATGGATTGCAGGAAGGCCCACATGAGCTGTGTAACGGCTGCCGCCGTCCCATTCTGCCCGAAGATAAGGCGAACCCAGCCTTCGAACAGGGCGTATCCTGCCATCTCTGTATCGATGAAACCTCAGAGGCCGACAAGGCCCGGTTCCGGGAACGCCAGAAACAGATGAAACTGGCGCGGGAACGCGGCGAGGATCATCTGGGTCATCTGCCGCTGCGCTGA